The genomic region GTCGTGCCCCACGAGCGCGGCGTCCGGCTCGCCGAGGGACCGTACGACCCCGGTGATGTCGAGCGCCAGGTTGGCGGGGTCGTAGCCGCGCGGGGTGCGGTCACTGCCGCCCACGCCGCGCAGGTCCATCGCGACCGCGCGGTAGCCCGCCTCGGCGAGCGCCACCATCTGGTGCCGCCAGGTCCACCAGAACTGCGGGAAGCCGTGCAGGAGCAGCACGAGCGGTCCGTCACCGAGCTCGGCGACGTGGAAGCGGGCGCCGTTGGCGGCGACGTCCCGGTGCGTCACCGCTTTCCCGCCGGGGAGGTCGAGCCGTACCGCCGTGGCAGCAGTGGGGGGAGTGCTGGGGTCCGGCGAAGGCGCTGTCATGAGGACGAGCGTGCCACACCCACGGCCTTGTCACTCAACGGCCGCTCGTGGGGCTTGACGGTCCCGACGAGCGCGGCGGTCTGCTTGACCGCTTCGATGGTCTTCACCGGCGGCTTGACCTTCTTGAACTTCGCGTAGGCGATCAGCCCGACCAGGCCCGCGAGCAGCCAGAACGCGACGCCGACGATGAGGAAGGACCAGGCGAGCCCGAGCCCGAGGTTATGGATCCCGTAGGCCGCGGCGAAACTCAGTACGGGGAGGGAGAAGAGCAGGAGCACGCCCGCGACGATCGCGGCACCGCTGCCGATGCCCGCGCGCTTGACGTCCTGCTTGATCTCCACCTTGGCGAGGGCGATCTCGTCGTGCACCAGGGCGGACATCTCGGCGGTGGCCGAGGCGACCAGCTGGCCGAGCGTGCGCTCGGCTCCTTGCGCCCCTTGGTCCACTGCGCTCATCGCTCTCTCCCTCTGTCGTCAGCTGCCGGCGGCTGTCCTGCGCCGCCGGTCCCAGTCAGATCATGCCGGACCGTCGCCCTCGATGCTGGACCCGGCCGCCGCTTCGGCCTTGCGGCGGTGTTCCGCGGCCTTCTCGTCGTAGATCTTCGCCATCCGCAGGTGGTACGCGGGATTGTGCTCCTCGTAGATGTCCGGGATGCCGTCGAGGTCGTCGTCGCGATCCTCGGCCTCGGTGAGCGCCCTGTACTTGCGGTCGCGCAGCTTGAGCAGGACACAGGCGACGATCGCGGCGATCAGGGAACCGATCAGGACGGCGGCCTTGATCTCGTACATGAGGGTCCGGTCGTCGGTGAAGGCGAGTTCGCCGATCAGCAGCGAGACCGTGAATCCGATGCCGGCGAGCGAGGCGACGGCGAGCACGTCCGGCCAGGCGAGGTCCTCGTTCAGCTCCGCCTTGGTGAAGCGCGCGGCCAGCCAGGTGCCGCCGAAGATGCCGACGGCCTTGCCGACGACCAGGCCGAGGACGACGCCGAGGGTCTCCGGCCGGGTGAAGACCTGGGCGATGGCCTCGTCGGAGAGCGAGACCCCGGCCGAGAAGAGCGCGAAGAGCGGTACGGCGAGCCCGGCCGAGATGGGCCGTACGAGGTGCTCGATGTGCTCGCCGGGGGACTGCTCCTCGCCCTCCTCGCGGTGGCAGCGCAGCATCAGGCCCATGGCGACACCGGCGATGGTGGCGTGGACCCCGCTGTTGTACATCAGGTCCCAGATGACCAGGGCGAGCGGGACGTAGACGTACCAGCCGCGGACACCTCGGCGCAGCAGGAACCAGAACAGCGCGAGGCCCACGACGGCGCCGCCGAGGGCCAGGAAGTCGATCTCGCTGGTGAAGAACACCGCGATGATGACGATCGCGAAGAGGTCGTCGACGACGGCGAGGGTCAGCAGGAACGCGCGCAGGGCGGAGGGCAGCGAGGTGCCGATGACCGCGAGGACGGCGAGCGCGAAGGCGATGTCGGTGGCGGTCGGGACCGCCCAGCCGGCCAGTGAGCCGTCGCCGAGCACGTTGACGAGGGCGTAGACCACCGCCGGGGCGGCCATGCCGCAGATGGCGGCGATGACCGGGAGGGCGGCGGCCTTGCGGTCGCGCAGATCGCCCGCGACCAGCTCGCGCTTGAGCTCGATGCCGGCGACGAAGAAGAAGATGGCGAGCAGGCCGTCGGCCGCCCAGTGCTGTATGGACAGGTCCAGGCCGATGGCGGCGGGGCCGATGTGGAAGTCGCTGACGGTCTGGTAGCTGGCCGCCAGGGCAGGGGTGTTCGCCCAGACCAGGGCGCAGATCGTGGCCACGAGCAGCAGCACACCGCCGACCGTCTCGGCGCGCAGGGCATCGGCCACGAAGCGGCGCTCGGGCAGCGAGAGCCGGCCGAGGAACTTGCGGCGCTGGGGTTCGGTCGGGTTGGGCGTGGCCACGGAAGGGGACCTCCGGTTGGTCGACGGCATGACGAATGCAGTTGCCGACCAGACTTCCCGGCTCACCCTGTGGACTTTCTTGACGCTTTCAATATTTTACAGGGTGTAGCCAAGGGCGTATCCGGCGATCATCACTTTATGCGCGAAAAGGGCGTCCGGCGCGTTGCGCACCGGACGCCCTCCCGAGCCCGATCGGCCCGTCGGCCCGTGTCAGTCCTCGCTGGAAGCGCCCGGCAGCTTGGACTGGATCAGGTCCATGACCGAGGAGTCGGCGAGCGTGGTGACGTCACCGACCGCGCGGTTCTCCGCCACGTCGCGCAGCAGGCGGCGCATGATCTTGCCCGAGCGGGTCTTCGGCAGCTCTTGGACCGGCAGGATCCGCTTCGGCTTGGCGATCGGGCCGAGGGTGGCGCCCACGTGGTTGCGCAGGTCCGCGACCAGGTTCTCGGTCTCGGAGGCGCTGCCGCGCAGGATCACGAAGGCCACGATGGCCTGGCCGGTGGTCTCGTCGTTCGCGCCGACCACGGCCGCCTCGGCGACCGAGGGGTGGGAGACGAGCGCCGACTCGACCTCGGTGGTCGAGATGTTGTGCCCGGACACCAGCATCACGTCGTCCACCCGGCCCAGCAGCCAGATGTCGCCGTCCTCGTCCTTCTTGGCGCCGTCGCCCGCGAAGTACTTGCCTTCGAAGCGCGACCAGTAGGTGTCGATGAACCGCTGGTCGTCGCCCCAGATGGTGCGCAGCATCGACGGCCACGGCTCGGTGAGAACGAGGTAGCCGCCTCCGCCGTTCGGGACCTCGTTGGCCTCGTCGTCCACGACGGTGGCGGAGATTCCGGGCAGTGCGCGCTGCGCCGAGCCCGGCTTGGTCTCCGTGATGCCCGGCAGCGGGGAGATCATCATCGCGCCGGTCTCGGTCTGCCACCAGGTGTCCACGATCGGGCAGCGGTCGCCGCCGATGTGCTTGCGGTACCAGATCCAGGCCTCGGGGTTGATCGGCTCGCCGACCGAGCCCAGCACGCGCAGGCTCGACAGGTCGAACTTCGCGGGGATGTCGTCGCCCCACTTCATGAAGGTACGGATGGCCGTGGGCGCCGTGTAGAGGATGGTGACGCCGTACTTCTGCACGACCTCCCAGAACCGGCCCTGGTGCGGGGTGTCCGGCGTGCCCTCGTACATCACCTGGGTGGCGCCGTTCGCGAGCGGCCCGTAGACGATGTACGAGTGCCCGGTCACCCAGCCGATGTCGGCGGTGCACCAGTAGACGTCGGTCTCCGGCTTCAGGTCGAAGACCGCGTGGTGGGTGTACGCGGCCTGCGTGAGGTAGCCGCCCGAGGTGTGCAGGATGCCCTTCGGCTTACCCGTGGTCCCCGAGGTGTAGAGGATGAACAGCGGGTGCTCGGCGTCGAAGGCCTGCGGCGTGTGCTCGGCGGACTGGCGGCCGACCACGTCGTGCCACCAGACGTCGCGGCCCTCGGTGAAGGCGGTGTCCTGGCCGGTGCGCCGTACGACGAGCACGTGCTCGACCTGCGGACACTTGCCGACGGCCTCGTCGATGGCGGGCTTCAGGGCGCTGGGCTTGCCGCGGCGGTAGCCGCCGTCGGCGGTGATGACCAGCTTGGCGTCGGCGTCCTGGATGCGGGAGGCGACGGCGTCGGCGGAGAAGCCGCCGAAGACCACGGAGTGAGCGGCGCCGATGCGGGCGCACGCGAGCATCGCGACGACCGCCTCGGGGATCATCGGCAGGTAGACGGCGACGCGGTCGCCGGCCTGCACGCCCAGCTCGGTCAGGGCGTTCGCGGCCTTGGAGACCTCGTCCTTGAGCTCGGCGTAGGTGATCGCGCGGCTGTCGCCGGGCTCGCCCTCGAAGTGGATGGCGACGCGGTCGCCGTTGCCGGCCTCGACGTGCCGGTCCACGCAGTTGTACGCGACGTTCAGCTTGCCGTCCGCGAACCACTTCGCGAAGGGCGGGTTCGTCCAGTCGAGCGTCTCGGTCGGCTCCGTGGCCCAGGTCAGCCGCCGGGCCTGCTCGGCCCAGAAGCCCAGCCGGTCCGCGTCGGCCTGTGTGTACGCAGCCTGTGTCACATTGGCGGCGGCGGCCAGATCGGCAGGCGGTGTGAACCGCCGCTCCTCCTTGAGCAGATTGGCCAGGCTTTCATTGCTCACGACATCTCCCTTTCCCAGGGTGTCCGTTGTGTCCCCGGGCATAGCTCATCAGTCAGCGGCCCACGTGACAAGGGGTAGCCGGAAATTGGTTTAGACCTATAGCACGTCCGGACCCATGCGACGGCCCCTTCCCGCTGCAGGGCGCGGGAAGGGGCCACAGGATTGCACGGATAGGTGAGGCTATCGGTTCATCAACACTGAGGTTCAGGCGTGCTGTCCGACGGTGTCGAAGACCCGGCAGTCGAAGAAGTCCTCGCCTTCGGACAGCAGGTAGGCCTGCGCCTCGCCCACATGGAAGTACATCCCGTGCAGCTCCAGCGTGCCCTCGGCGAGCCGCCTCGCCACCGCTTCGTGGGCCCGCAGGTGCTCCAGCTGCTGCACCACGTTGGTCAGGCACAGCTGCTCCACGGCGTCGGCCGGGAGCCGGCCCGAGATCCGGGCCCAGGCGTGGTGACGGCTGGCCATCCGCTCAAGGCTGGGCAGTCCGTGCCGCAGCCAGCGGCGCAGCGGGGTGATCGGGGCGCCGGGGGAGGAGCTGAGGAGCGCCTGCATGGCCCCGCAGCCCGAGTGGCCGCACACCGTGATGCTGTCCACCTTGAGCACGTCCACCGCGTACTCGATGGCGGCCGCGACCGAGTCGTCGGTGGACTCGGCGCCCGGCAGCGGGACCAGGTTGCCGACGTTGCGGACCGTGAACAGGTCGCCCGGTCCGCTGGCCGTGATCATGCTGGTCACCAGGCGGGAGTCCGCGCAGGTGAGGAAGAGCTGGGAGGGCCGCTGCCCCTCGCGGGCCAGCCGGGCCAGCTCGTCCCGCACGTGGGGCGCGGTGTCGCGCTGGAAGGCGCTGATCCCGTTGGCCAGCTGACCGGCGCCGCGCCGGCGGGGAGCGGGCGCCGGGGCGGCCGCGGCCGCCGATGCCGCTGACGTGGGAGCTCCCGCCGCGACAGGGCCGTCCGTGACCGCGGCCTCCGCCGTGTCCGTACGGGTGTCCGTGGCGCGGTGGTCGCAGTGGTTCTGCCACGGCGTCCAGGGGCGGCAGCACTGGTGGCCCCCGCGTTGCGGTGCGCGCCGGGCCGGGTCGGAGAAATGCGCCCCGTCGGCGCGGCGGCCGGTGACCTCCACCGATCCGCCGTGGGCGCGATGGGAGTCCTGCCAGTCCTGCAGCGTCTCGTAGGCCGCGTGGTCCATGAACGAGCCGTCCAGCTCGATCACGGCGCGCCCGTCGTGCGGGATCTGGTTCAGTACCCGGGTCAGCCGCGGCACGGCGAGGAAGGTCAACTGGCCGCGCGCCCACACCCGGTGGACCCCGGTCTCCAGCTGTTCCACCGTGATCCGGGTCCTCGCCAGCCGGTGCAGGGCGAGCGCGACCGCCACGGCGATGCCGATGGCCACGCCCTCGAGGACCCCGCCGAGGATCACTCCCACGATGGTCGTGCCGTAGACCACGATCTCGCGGTGCCGGGTGACGGTACGCAGGTGCGTGGCGCTCACCATCCGCACGCCCACCGCCATCACCAGCGCGGCCAGCGCGGCCAGTGGGATCAGGTCGAGGGCGGGGACGAGCAGTCCCGCCGCGAGCACCACCCAGAAGCCGTGCAGCATGACCGACCGCCGGCTGGCGGCACCGGACTTGACGTTGGCCACGCTGCGCATGGCCCCGCCCGCGACGGGCAGCCCGCCCAGCGCGCCGGAGACGATGTTCGCCGCGCCCTGTCCCCGCAGTTCCCGGTTGAGGTCGGCGCGCGGCGGGCGGTTGCCCGTACCGCGCTCGGAGGCGATCAGCTTGTCGGTCGCGACGGCGGAGAGCAGGGACTCGACGCTGCCGACCAGGGTGACGGTCAGGACGGCGGCGATGATGCCGAGGACCGGGCCCTCGGGGAGCTCGGGCAGGGCGTGGCTGCGCCAGGACGGCAGGTCCACCCGGGGCAGGCTGAGGCCGGTCAGGGCGGCGAACGCGGTGGCCGTCGCCACGGCGGCGAGCGCCGCCGGCACCTTGCGCAGGGCGTGGCCGGTCCGCCCGGGCAGCCTCGGCCAGCTGAACAGGACGAGGAGCGTCAGCACGCTCACCCCGAGCGCGACCGGGTGCAGATCGGCCAACTGGTTCGGGAGGCCGAGGACGTTGGCGACGGCGGAGCTCTGCGGGGTGCCGCCGAGCACGATGTGCAGCTGGGCCAGCGCGATGGTCACGCCGATGCCGGCGAGCATGCCGTGCACGATGGCCGGGCTGACCATGAGCGCCGACCGGGCGGTGCGCAGCAGGGCGAGGCCGAGCTGGCAGGCGCCGGCGAGCACGGTGACGGCGCAGGTGGTACGCCACCCGTAGTGCTGGATCAATTCGGCGCTGACGACCGTGAGTCCGGCGGCGGGTCCGCTCACCTGGAGGGGTGCTCCGCCGAGCCGTCCGGCGACGATCCCGCCGACGGCCGCGGCGACCAGCCCGGCCTGGAGCGGGGCGCCGGTGGCCAGGGCGATGCCGAGGGAGAACGGCAGGGCGATCAGGAAGACGGCGATGGAGGCGGAGAGGTCCGCGGGAAGGTCCTTGCGGCTCTGCCGGCGGAGCTTTTTGTTCGTCGGTGTGGGGGAAGTGGCTGTCATAAGGTCCCGTCTCCTCTGGGGGAGGGATGAAGCGGCGGGAGTCTCAACACTCGGTAAATGGATGGTAATGGAGAGTAAAGAGTGGTGGTAGTGAATAGGGGCAAATGGCCTATAAATTAACCCTCCAGGATGATTAAGCATTTTGTACGGCTTGTCACATCTTCCTCATATCGGATCGCGTGGGACGTTGCGGCCCGGAAGTCCTGCGATGAACTGCGAGGGAGAGGTGGGCGGATGATCGCCGCCACGAAGAAGATCGCCGGCGGCCTGGCCGCCACGGCGCTGGTCCTGGGAGTCGCCGGGTGCGGCTCCTCGGAACACGCCAAGACCCCGGCGTCCGGAGGCCAGAACGCCCGCAAGGGCGCCGCCGCCCCCGAGGCGCCCGGCAGCGTCAACCGGCTTATCGGCGACGGTTCGACCGCCTACACCGGCACGCAGCCGAACGTGCGGAAGGCGCAGAAGCTGAAGCCCGGCGAAAAGCCGCCGCAGTTCGTCGTGTTCTCGTGGGACGGGGCCGGCGAGGACAGCCAGAAGCTCTTCTCGTACTTCCGCGAGGTCGGCAAGAAGTACAGCGCCCGGATGACGTACTTCCTGAGCGGCGTGTACATGCTCCCGGAGGAGAAGCGTTCCCTCTACACGGCTCCGCAGCACGAGTCCGGCCGCTCCGACATCGGCTTCGGCGACCTCCAGGGCATCAAGGACACCGCCACCCAGGTCCGCGGGGCGTGGCTGGAGGGCAACGAGATCGGCACCCACTTCAACGGACACTTCTGCGGTCCCGACGGCGGCGTCGGCACATGGTCCGTGGACGAGTGGAAGAGCGAGATCAACCAGGCCAAGTCGTTCGTCAAGAACTGGAAGACCAACGCGGGCCTGAAGGACATGCAGGCGCTCCCGTTCGACTACGACAAGGAGCTCGTCGGGGCCCGTACCCCCTGCCTCGAAGGCCAGAAGAACTTCATGCTGGCAGCGAAGGACATGGGATTCCGCTACGACTCCAGCGGCATCAGCAAGCAGATCTGGCCCAAGAAGACGGACGGGCTCTGGGACATCCCGCTGCAGCTGGTGCCCGTGCCGGGCCGCGCTTTCGAGACCCTGAGCATGGACTACAACTTCATGACGAACCAGTCCGGGTCGACCTCCCAGGGCGACCCCTCGCAGCATGCGTACTGGGGCGACCAGATGCGCGACGGCCTGCGCCAGGCTTTCGACCGGGCCTACGAGGGCAACCGCGCACCGCTGATCATCGGCAACCACTTCGAATCCTGGAACGGCGGCACCTACATGCGCGCCGTCGAGGAGTCCATCAAGGACATGTGCACCCAGAAGGAGGTCCGCTGCGTTCCGTTCCGCGAGCTGGCGGACTGGCTGGACGCCCAGGACCCCAAGACCCTGGAGTGGATGCGCACCCTCGACGTCGGCGAGACGCCGAAGGGCGGCTGGGCGAAGTTCCTGACCGCGGGGCCGCCGGCCGCACCTCCGACGGCCCCCGCCGGGGTCAAGCCGGCTGCGGAGCCGGCTGGTGCCGGTGCGGACGAGGACTGACGAGAGCGTCCGGATCCGCTGTCTCCTCGACCCGTTCGGCGCACCCGAGGCCCTCGCGCAGGACGAACTCGGGGTCGACCTGGCCCGCCAGGTCGACCCCGGTCTTGGCGTTGCCCCAGCTTTCCGCGTTCTTCAGGTGGAAGCGCACCATCTGCTCGGTGTACCGCTCCCAGTCGCGGTGCGCGTACGAGTCGTCGGCCGCGTCCTGGAGGGCCTGGAGGGCCAGCCGGTTGGTCGCCTCCAGCAGCTCGAAGGCGGCCGGCCGGCCCTTCTCCATCGCCCGTACCCAGTCGGAGTGCCCGACGGTGACCAGCAGGTCCTCGCCCACCTCGTCCTGGAGGAACTCGATGTCCTCCGGGCCCTGCACCTTGTTGCCGATGACCTTGAGCGAGACCCCGAAGTCCCGCGCGTAGTCCTTGTACTGGCGGTAGACGGAGACGCCCTTGCGGGTCGGCTCGGCGACCAGGAACGTCATGTCGAAGCGGGTGAACATGCCCGAGGCGAAGGAGTCCGATCCGGCGGTCATGTCGACGACGACGTACTCGTCGGGTCCGTCGACGAGGTGGTTGAGGCACAGCTCGACCGCCCCGACCTTGGAGTGGTAGCAGGCCACGCCCAGATCGGCCTCGGTGAACGGCCCGGTGGCCATGAGCCGTACGGGCTCCCCGTCGAGCAGGAGCGTGCGCGCGCAGGCCTCGTACACCGGGTTGTCCTCGGTGACCCGCAGCAGGCGCGAACCCCGGCCGGGCGGAGTCGTCTTGATCATCGTGTCGGCGGACGCGATGCGCGGGTTGGAGCCCCGCAGGTACTCCTTGATCAGGGGCAGATGCGCGCCGAGGGCGGGCATCGCGGCGGTCGCGCCGTCGTCGAGTCCGAGCGCGGCGCCCAGGTGCTGGTTGATGTCGGCGTCCACCGCGACGACAGGGACCTCATTGGCGGCGAGGTGGCGGATGAAGAGGGAGGACAGCGTCGTCTTGCCGCTGCCGCCCTTTCCCACGAAAGCGATCTTCATGTTCACCAAGCGTAGCGGGTTGACCGCACTGCGTGGTCAGGGTGAGTGAAGAAGACCACTCCAAGGAGGGGTCGGTGCTACGGGTGCGCAGTGCGTAGGCTCCCTACTTATGAGTAGCGCTTTTGACCCGTTGGCCGCCCTGTCCGGGCTGCCGGGTGTCGCCGATTCCGTGGATTCCGTACGCAAAGCCGTGGACCGGGTCTACGGGCACCGGGTGATGCGCCGCCGCAGCGGCGAGATCACCTCGGAGGCCGCGCTGCGCGGCGCCCGCGGGAGCGCGGCGCTGTCCGGTGCGGACTGGGCGCTGGAGGAGGTGCGCCGCCGGACCGACTTCGGGTCGGAGCCGGAGGCGCTGACGGTGGGCGCCGCGCTGCGGCTCACCGCCGAGGCCGGCCAGCTGCTGAGCATCTGGCGCCAGTCGCCGCTCCGCGTGCTGGCGCGGCTCCACCTCGTGGCGTCGGGGTCGACGGAGGACGGGGACGTGGTGGGCCGCCCCCGGCTGGCGGGCGAGCCGGTGGACGAACCGCTGGTCGAGCTCCCGCTGCCGAGCGCGGAGGAGGTCGCGGGCCGGCTGGACGGACTCTCCCGCCTGATCATCGCGGGTGGCTCCGCCCCGGCGCTGATCACGGCGGCGGTCGTGCACGGCGAGCTGCTGGCCCTGCGCCCCTTCGCCACGTACAACGGCCTGGTCGCGCGGGCGGCCGAGCGCATCGTCCTGATCAACAGCGGGCTGGACCCGAAGGCGATCTGCCCGGCGGAGGTCGGCCACGCGGAGCAGGGCCGGGAGGCCTATCTGGCCGCTTTCGAGGGGTACGTCTCCGGTAC from Streptomyces sp. NBC_00190 harbors:
- a CDS encoding ATP-binding protein; protein product: MKIAFVGKGGSGKTTLSSLFIRHLAANEVPVVAVDADINQHLGAALGLDDGATAAMPALGAHLPLIKEYLRGSNPRIASADTMIKTTPPGRGSRLLRVTEDNPVYEACARTLLLDGEPVRLMATGPFTEADLGVACYHSKVGAVELCLNHLVDGPDEYVVVDMTAGSDSFASGMFTRFDMTFLVAEPTRKGVSVYRQYKDYARDFGVSLKVIGNKVQGPEDIEFLQDEVGEDLLVTVGHSDWVRAMEKGRPAAFELLEATNRLALQALQDAADDSYAHRDWERYTEQMVRFHLKNAESWGNAKTGVDLAGQVDPEFVLREGLGCAERVEETADPDALVSPRPHRHQPAPQPA
- a CDS encoding phage holin family protein; this encodes MSAVDQGAQGAERTLGQLVASATAEMSALVHDEIALAKVEIKQDVKRAGIGSGAAIVAGVLLLFSLPVLSFAAAYGIHNLGLGLAWSFLIVGVAFWLLAGLVGLIAYAKFKKVKPPVKTIEAVKQTAALVGTVKPHERPLSDKAVGVARSSS
- a CDS encoding oxidoreductase, whose translation is MSSAFDPLAALSGLPGVADSVDSVRKAVDRVYGHRVMRRRSGEITSEAALRGARGSAALSGADWALEEVRRRTDFGSEPEALTVGAALRLTAEAGQLLSIWRQSPLRVLARLHLVASGSTEDGDVVGRPRLAGEPVDEPLVELPLPSAEEVAGRLDGLSRLIIAGGSAPALITAAVVHGELLALRPFATYNGLVARAAERIVLINSGLDPKAICPAEVGHAEQGREAYLAAFEGYVSGTPEGMAAWIAHCGRAIELGVRESTAVCEALQRGAA
- a CDS encoding SulP family inorganic anion transporter → MTATSPTPTNKKLRRQSRKDLPADLSASIAVFLIALPFSLGIALATGAPLQAGLVAAAVGGIVAGRLGGAPLQVSGPAAGLTVVSAELIQHYGWRTTCAVTVLAGACQLGLALLRTARSALMVSPAIVHGMLAGIGVTIALAQLHIVLGGTPQSSAVANVLGLPNQLADLHPVALGVSVLTLLVLFSWPRLPGRTGHALRKVPAALAAVATATAFAALTGLSLPRVDLPSWRSHALPELPEGPVLGIIAAVLTVTLVGSVESLLSAVATDKLIASERGTGNRPPRADLNRELRGQGAANIVSGALGGLPVAGGAMRSVANVKSGAASRRSVMLHGFWVVLAAGLLVPALDLIPLAALAALVMAVGVRMVSATHLRTVTRHREIVVYGTTIVGVILGGVLEGVAIGIAVAVALALHRLARTRITVEQLETGVHRVWARGQLTFLAVPRLTRVLNQIPHDGRAVIELDGSFMDHAAYETLQDWQDSHRAHGGSVEVTGRRADGAHFSDPARRAPQRGGHQCCRPWTPWQNHCDHRATDTRTDTAEAAVTDGPVAAGAPTSAASAAAAAPAPAPRRRGAGQLANGISAFQRDTAPHVRDELARLAREGQRPSQLFLTCADSRLVTSMITASGPGDLFTVRNVGNLVPLPGAESTDDSVAAAIEYAVDVLKVDSITVCGHSGCGAMQALLSSSPGAPITPLRRWLRHGLPSLERMASRHHAWARISGRLPADAVEQLCLTNVVQQLEHLRAHEAVARRLAEGTLELHGMYFHVGEAQAYLLSEGEDFFDCRVFDTVGQHA
- the acs gene encoding acetate--CoA ligase, whose protein sequence is MPGDTTDTLGKGDVVSNESLANLLKEERRFTPPADLAAAANVTQAAYTQADADRLGFWAEQARRLTWATEPTETLDWTNPPFAKWFADGKLNVAYNCVDRHVEAGNGDRVAIHFEGEPGDSRAITYAELKDEVSKAANALTELGVQAGDRVAVYLPMIPEAVVAMLACARIGAAHSVVFGGFSADAVASRIQDADAKLVITADGGYRRGKPSALKPAIDEAVGKCPQVEHVLVVRRTGQDTAFTEGRDVWWHDVVGRQSAEHTPQAFDAEHPLFILYTSGTTGKPKGILHTSGGYLTQAAYTHHAVFDLKPETDVYWCTADIGWVTGHSYIVYGPLANGATQVMYEGTPDTPHQGRFWEVVQKYGVTILYTAPTAIRTFMKWGDDIPAKFDLSSLRVLGSVGEPINPEAWIWYRKHIGGDRCPIVDTWWQTETGAMMISPLPGITETKPGSAQRALPGISATVVDDEANEVPNGGGGYLVLTEPWPSMLRTIWGDDQRFIDTYWSRFEGKYFAGDGAKKDEDGDIWLLGRVDDVMLVSGHNISTTEVESALVSHPSVAEAAVVGANDETTGQAIVAFVILRGSASETENLVADLRNHVGATLGPIAKPKRILPVQELPKTRSGKIMRRLLRDVAENRAVGDVTTLADSSVMDLIQSKLPGASSED
- the nhaA gene encoding Na+/H+ antiporter NhaA, encoding MATPNPTEPQRRKFLGRLSLPERRFVADALRAETVGGVLLLVATICALVWANTPALAASYQTVSDFHIGPAAIGLDLSIQHWAADGLLAIFFFVAGIELKRELVAGDLRDRKAAALPVIAAICGMAAPAVVYALVNVLGDGSLAGWAVPTATDIAFALAVLAVIGTSLPSALRAFLLTLAVVDDLFAIVIIAVFFTSEIDFLALGGAVVGLALFWFLLRRGVRGWYVYVPLALVIWDLMYNSGVHATIAGVAMGLMLRCHREEGEEQSPGEHIEHLVRPISAGLAVPLFALFSAGVSLSDEAIAQVFTRPETLGVVLGLVVGKAVGIFGGTWLAARFTKAELNEDLAWPDVLAVASLAGIGFTVSLLIGELAFTDDRTLMYEIKAAVLIGSLIAAIVACVLLKLRDRKYRALTEAEDRDDDLDGIPDIYEEHNPAYHLRMAKIYDEKAAEHRRKAEAAAGSSIEGDGPA